A part of Tachysurus vachellii isolate PV-2020 chromosome 4, HZAU_Pvac_v1, whole genome shotgun sequence genomic DNA contains:
- the LOC132845046 gene encoding zinc finger CCCH domain-containing protein 13-like, producing MQPDTLDMVQRERQTLTQRERASERHGQRERASERQGQKESASERHRQRERASERHGHRERASERHGHRERETRTESGSETSERHGQRERARRARDRDRKRARARDTERERERARGTDRERERDERETRTESESTTSERHGQRESERETGTERERERETQTERERARGTDRERERARDTDRERERDERETRTERESKREARTERASERHGQTERERARDRDRERERARGTDRERASERQGQKESASERHGQRERASERQGQRESASERHGQRESERETRTERESTTSERQGQKESASERHGQRAGARRARDTDTERERARDTDRERERNERETRTERESTTSERQGQKESASERHRERERERASERHGQRAGARRARDTDREREHDERETRTERERARDRDRERERDERETRTERESEREARTERASERHGQTERASERQGQRERASERHGQRAGERETGTESERERGTRTERESEREARTERARARDTDTERERARDTDRERERNERETRTESGSETSERHGQRESTTSERQGQKESASERHRERERASERHGQRAGARRARDTDREREHDERETRTERERARGTDRERESERETRTESGSETSERHGQRERASERHGQRESERETRTESGRETSERHGQRARERESERHGQRERASERHGQRAGARRARDTDRERERDERETRTESERERARDTDRERARDKFD from the exons ATGCAACCTGATACTTTAGATATGGTTcaacgagagagacagacactgacacagagagagagagcgagcgagagacacggacagagagagagagcgagcgagagacagggacagaaagagagcgcgagcgagagacacagacagagagagagagcgagcgagaggcacggacacagagagagagcgagcgagagacacggacacagagagagagagacacggacagAGAGCGGGAGCGAAACGAGCGAGAgacacggacagagagagagagcacgacgagcgagagacagggacagaaagagagcgcgagcgagagacacagagagagagagagagcgagcgagaggcACGGACAGAGAGCGGGAGCGAGACGAGCGAGAGACacggacagagagcgagagcacgACGAGCGAGAgacacggacagagagagagcgagcgagagacagggacagaaagagagcgcgagcgagagacacagacagagagagagcgagcgagaggcacggacagagagagagagcgagcgagagacacggACAGAGAGCGGGAGCGAGACGAGCGAGAGACAcggacagagagggagagcaagcgagaggcacggacagagagagcgagcgagagacacggacagacagagagagagcgagcgagagacagggacagagagagagagcgagcgagaggcacggacagagagagagcgagcgagagacagggacagaaagagagcgcgagcgagagacacggacagagagagcgagcgagcgagagacagggacagagagagagcgcgagcgagaggcacggacagagagagagcgagcgagagacacggacagagagagagagcacgacgagcgagagacagggacagaaagagagcgcgAGCGAGAGGCACGGACAGAGAGCGGGAGCGAGACGAGCGAGAGAcacggacacagagagagagcgagcgagagacacggACAGAGAGCGGGAGCGAAACGAGCGAGAgacacggacagagagagagagcacgacgagcgagagacagggacagaaagagagcgcgagcgagagacacagagagagagagagagagagagcgagcgagaggcACGGACAGAGAGCGGGAGCGAGACGAGCGAGAGACacggacagagagcgagagcacgACGAGCGAGAgacacggacagagagagagcgagcgagagacagggacagagagcgggagagagacgAGCGAGAgacacggacagagagagagagcgagcgagaggcacggacagagagagcgagcgagagacacggacagacagagagagcgagcgagagacagggacagagagagagagcgagcgagaggcACGGACAGAGAGCGGGCGAgcgagagacagggacagagagcgAGCGCGAGCGAGGgacacggacagagagagagagcgagcgagaggcacggacagagagagcgcgagcgagagacacggacacagagagagagcgagcgagag ACACGGACAGAGAGCGGGAGCGAAACGAGCGAGAGACACGGACAGAGAGCGGGAGCGAAACGAGCGAGAgacacggacagagagagagcacgacgagcgagagacagggacagaaagagagcgcgagcgagagacacagagagagagagagagcgagcgagaggcACGGACAGAGAGCGGGAGCGAGACGAGCGAGAGACacggacagagagcgagagcacgACGAGCGAGAgacacggacagagagagagcgagcgagaggcacggacagagagagagagagcgagcgagagacacggACAGAGAGCGGGAGCGAGACGAGCGAGAgacacggacagagagagagagcgagcgagaggcacggacagagagagagcgagcgagagacacggacagagagcgggagagagacgAGCGAGAGACacggacagagagcgagagagagagagagcgagagacacggacagagagagcgagcgagcgagaggcACGGACAGAGAGCGGGAGCGAGACGAGCGAGAGACACGGACAGAGAGCGGGAGCGAGACGAGCGAGAGACacggacagagagcgagagagagagagcgagagacacggacagagagcgagcgagagacaaGTTTGATTAA